From the genome of Variovorax sp. RA8, one region includes:
- a CDS encoding LysR family transcriptional regulator, whose translation MENLNALQVFARVAESRSFTLAAERLGLTPSAVSKSVSKLEGELGVRLLHRSTRLVSLTNDGASFFDRCRHILAEIEDAKSALTLSNSIPRGKLRVQMPVGFGRRVVAPALLRFTEQNPGLSVDVELSDRAADLAYEGFDLAIQIGPIPDARLVARHLCNLSFAAYASPDYLALHGEPATPDDLDRHHCLAYMFPMTGNYRAWQFSKDGRTFAKVVSGGLNMNNAESLLEAAVAGAGITMISNFIAADALRRGQLKRILTDYVAKGPDVHAVYLPGRHLSAKVRTFIDFLLELVDRFKQMEASMQARR comes from the coding sequence TTGGAAAACCTCAACGCACTTCAAGTCTTCGCCCGCGTGGCCGAGAGCCGCAGCTTCACGCTCGCTGCCGAGCGGCTGGGGCTGACACCGTCGGCCGTGAGCAAGTCGGTGTCCAAGCTGGAAGGCGAACTCGGCGTGCGGCTGCTCCACCGCTCGACGCGGCTGGTCAGCCTGACCAACGATGGCGCGAGCTTCTTCGATCGTTGCCGCCACATCCTGGCGGAAATCGAGGACGCGAAAAGCGCCCTCACGCTCAGCAACAGCATTCCGCGAGGCAAGCTGCGCGTGCAGATGCCGGTGGGTTTCGGCCGCCGCGTCGTCGCGCCCGCCCTCCTGCGCTTCACCGAGCAGAACCCGGGCCTCAGCGTGGACGTGGAGTTGAGCGATCGGGCGGCGGACCTGGCATACGAGGGCTTCGACCTGGCGATCCAGATCGGACCGATCCCCGATGCGCGGCTGGTGGCGCGCCACTTGTGCAACCTGAGCTTCGCGGCCTATGCCTCGCCGGACTACCTGGCGCTTCACGGCGAGCCTGCGACTCCCGACGACCTCGACCGGCACCATTGCCTGGCCTACATGTTTCCGATGACCGGCAACTACCGCGCCTGGCAATTCAGCAAGGACGGCCGGACCTTCGCCAAGGTCGTGAGCGGGGGGCTGAACATGAACAACGCGGAATCCCTGCTCGAAGCCGCGGTCGCGGGCGCCGGCATCACGATGATCAGCAACTTCATCGCGGCCGATGCGTTGCGGCGCGGGCAGCTCAAGCGGATCCTCACGGACTACGTGGCGAAGGGGCCGGACGTCCACGCCGTCTACCTGCCCGGACGCCACTTGTCGGCCAAGGTCCGCACCTTCATCGACTTCCTGCTCGAACTCGTCGATCGCTTCAAGCAGATGGAGGCATCCATGCAGGCCAGGCGGTGA
- a CDS encoding tartrate dehydrogenase, with amino-acid sequence MKTYRIATIPGDGIGKEVVPAGREVLDAVASAGSFKFEFENFEWGGDYFRKHGVMMPDDGLDALRGKDAILFGSAGDPHIPDHITLWGLRLKICQGFDQYANVRPTRILPGIDGPLKRCGPDDLDWVIVRENSEGEYAGVGGRVHQGHPIEAATDVSIMTRAGVERIMRFAFKLAQSRPRKLLTVITKSNAQRHAMVMWDEIALQVSKEFPDVTWDKELVDASTARMINRPATLDTIVATNLHADILSDLAAALAGSLGIAPTGNIDPERRYPSMFEPIHGSAFDIMGQGLANPVGTFWSVAMLLEHLGEADAAQRVMNAIEAVTADPSLHTRDLGGTATTSQVTQAVCERLASAGRQRQAA; translated from the coding sequence ATGAAGACGTACCGGATTGCAACCATTCCAGGCGACGGCATCGGCAAGGAAGTCGTGCCGGCCGGGCGGGAAGTGCTGGACGCCGTCGCTTCGGCGGGCAGCTTCAAGTTCGAATTCGAGAACTTCGAGTGGGGCGGCGACTACTTCCGCAAGCACGGGGTGATGATGCCGGACGACGGCCTCGATGCCTTGCGCGGCAAGGACGCCATCCTGTTCGGCTCGGCGGGCGATCCGCACATTCCCGACCACATCACCCTCTGGGGGCTGCGCCTGAAGATCTGCCAGGGCTTCGACCAGTACGCCAACGTGCGCCCGACGCGCATCCTGCCGGGCATCGACGGGCCGCTCAAGCGCTGCGGGCCGGACGACCTCGACTGGGTGATCGTTCGCGAGAACTCGGAGGGCGAGTATGCGGGCGTCGGCGGCCGCGTTCACCAAGGCCATCCGATCGAGGCTGCCACGGATGTCTCGATCATGACCCGGGCAGGCGTCGAGCGCATCATGCGCTTCGCCTTCAAGCTGGCGCAGTCGCGCCCCCGCAAGCTGCTGACTGTCATCACCAAGAGCAACGCCCAGCGGCACGCCATGGTGATGTGGGACGAGATCGCGCTGCAGGTTTCCAAGGAGTTTCCGGACGTCACCTGGGACAAGGAACTGGTCGATGCATCGACGGCGCGCATGATCAACCGGCCCGCCACGCTCGACACGATCGTCGCCACCAACCTCCATGCCGACATACTGAGCGACCTTGCCGCCGCCCTCGCAGGAAGCCTGGGCATCGCGCCGACGGGCAACATCGACCCCGAGCGCCGCTACCCGTCCATGTTCGAGCCGATCCACGGTTCGGCATTCGACATCATGGGCCAGGGACTGGCGAACCCCGTCGGCACCTTCTGGTCGGTCGCGATGCTGTTGGAGCACCTGGGCGAAGCCGATGCCGCCCAACGCGTCATGAACGCCATCGAAGCCGTCACCGCCGACCCATCGCTCCATACCCGCGACCTGGGCGGCACGGCGACCACGTCGCAGGTCACGCAGGCCGTGTGCGAGCGACTCGCGTCCGCCGGTCGGCAGCGCCAGGCCGCATGA
- a CDS encoding GAF domain-containing protein, producing MALPRNLEAFSAVLHAEGPEAALAYLNEGVPHRYSAVYRFAGPMLRNVLLHDKAGELRPEFLVAVPFDQSFCQFVLRDGSFRTDDSAADPRLRDHPYRGVVVSYHSVPLTTSSGDLWGTLSHFDMTPLPLSDTEFELLQAAATLLPGFVAEG from the coding sequence ATGGCATTGCCTCGCAATCTGGAAGCGTTCTCGGCGGTCCTGCACGCCGAAGGCCCGGAGGCGGCGCTTGCGTACCTGAACGAAGGCGTCCCGCACCGGTACAGCGCCGTCTACCGCTTCGCCGGCCCCATGCTGCGCAATGTGCTGCTGCACGACAAGGCGGGCGAGCTGCGGCCCGAGTTCCTTGTGGCCGTGCCTTTCGACCAGAGCTTCTGCCAGTTCGTTCTTCGGGACGGCTCGTTCCGCACCGACGACTCGGCAGCCGACCCGAGGCTCCGGGATCACCCGTATCGGGGTGTGGTCGTGTCGTATCACAGTGTTCCGCTGACGACCTCCAGCGGCGATCTGTGGGGCACGCTGAGCCATTTCGACATGACCCCTCTGCCGCTCTCCGATACCGAGTTCGAGCTTCTGCAGGCCGCGGCCACGCTGCTGCCTGGCTTTGTTGCGGAAGGTTGA
- a CDS encoding Bug family tripartite tricarboxylate transporter substrate binding protein: MNQRFPLNRRVLTGAAMAALGLSLVPWAGAQEAWPAKPISLIVPFPAGGTTDVLARALADALSKSLGQPVVVESKPGAGATLGADYVAKAKPDGYTLLMGAVHHTIATSVYKKLPYDFQKDLTPITTVAMVPNVLVVNAALTPARTVAELVAFAKTSPTPLAYGSNGNGTAQHLIGTQFQASTGTTLLHVPYKGSGPLTTDLLGGQVAMSFDTITPVLQHIKSGKLRALAVTTAKRSAVLPEVPTLEQAGLKGFDIGTWFGVLAPANTPKDIVAKLNREMVKIIKSPDFGERMQAIGADPIGDSSADMAARIREETAKFAQLVKDGKVVVE, translated from the coding sequence ATGAACCAAAGATTCCCGCTCAATCGCCGAGTCCTCACGGGCGCCGCCATGGCCGCGCTTGGGCTTTCCCTGGTCCCATGGGCCGGCGCCCAGGAGGCATGGCCGGCCAAGCCGATCAGCCTGATCGTGCCCTTTCCTGCGGGCGGCACGACCGATGTGCTGGCCCGGGCACTCGCCGACGCACTGTCCAAGAGCCTGGGCCAGCCTGTGGTGGTCGAAAGCAAGCCGGGCGCGGGCGCCACGCTGGGCGCGGACTACGTCGCCAAGGCCAAGCCCGATGGCTATACGCTGCTCATGGGTGCGGTGCACCACACGATCGCGACCAGTGTCTACAAGAAGCTCCCCTATGACTTCCAGAAGGACCTCACGCCGATCACCACGGTGGCGATGGTCCCCAATGTCCTGGTCGTCAACGCCGCGCTCACGCCTGCCAGGACCGTGGCCGAGCTGGTCGCATTCGCCAAGACATCACCCACGCCCCTGGCGTACGGCTCGAACGGCAATGGCACCGCGCAGCACCTGATCGGCACTCAGTTCCAGGCCAGCACCGGCACTACCCTGCTGCACGTGCCCTACAAGGGCAGCGGCCCGCTCACCACCGACCTTCTCGGCGGCCAGGTGGCCATGTCCTTCGACACCATCACGCCGGTGCTGCAGCACATCAAGAGCGGCAAGCTGCGCGCGCTTGCGGTGACCACGGCAAAACGGTCCGCCGTGCTGCCCGAGGTACCGACCCTCGAACAGGCCGGCCTGAAGGGATTCGACATCGGGACCTGGTTCGGCGTGCTCGCGCCGGCGAACACCCCGAAGGACATCGTTGCGAAGCTGAACCGCGAGATGGTGAAGATCATCAAGTCGCCCGACTTCGGCGAGCGCATGCAGGCCATCGGCGCGGACCCGATCGGCGACAGCTCCGCCGACATGGCCGCCCGGATCCGCGAGGAGACGGCGAAGTTCGCGCAGCTCGTGAAGGACGGCAAGGTCGTCGTCGAGTAG
- a CDS encoding LysR substrate-binding domain-containing protein, which translates to MNQGIQPSELGFFVQIAAGGSLSAAARNLGVSTPAVSKRLSQMEQRLRMPLVNRTTRRLSLTPEGEVFLEHARRILGELDDLDQLLAKGRASPKGLLRVNATLGFGRMHVAPVISRYCRLWPDVEVQLQLSADPPPLIEDAFDVCVRFGEPPDARVIAKRLAPNRRLLCASPKYLAQRGTPAVPADLARHDCIGIRQGNDAYGVWRLASGKGRREHTETIKVRGALTTNDGEIAVRWALDGHGIVMRAEWDIARYLASGRLVQVLPQYRTPSADIYAVYAQHHQLSSRVRLFVDCLTEAFARLGPGTGTQ; encoded by the coding sequence ATGAACCAGGGCATCCAACCCTCCGAGCTGGGTTTCTTCGTGCAGATCGCGGCGGGCGGGAGCCTGAGCGCCGCCGCGCGCAACCTGGGCGTTTCCACGCCGGCCGTCAGCAAGCGCCTGTCGCAGATGGAGCAGCGGCTACGCATGCCGCTGGTCAACCGCACCACGCGGCGACTGAGCCTGACGCCGGAGGGCGAGGTGTTCCTGGAGCATGCGCGCCGGATCCTCGGCGAACTCGATGACCTGGACCAGCTCCTGGCCAAGGGGAGGGCGTCACCCAAGGGCCTGCTGCGCGTGAATGCGACGCTTGGCTTCGGCCGCATGCACGTGGCCCCGGTCATCTCGCGCTACTGCCGCCTTTGGCCCGATGTGGAAGTCCAGCTGCAGTTGTCCGCCGACCCGCCGCCGCTCATCGAGGATGCCTTCGACGTCTGTGTCCGATTCGGGGAGCCGCCGGACGCACGGGTGATCGCCAAGCGGCTGGCGCCCAACCGACGGCTGCTATGCGCCTCGCCCAAGTACCTGGCGCAGCGGGGGACGCCCGCGGTGCCCGCCGATCTGGCACGGCATGACTGCATCGGCATTCGCCAGGGCAACGATGCCTACGGGGTCTGGCGCCTGGCGAGCGGGAAGGGGCGCCGGGAGCACACCGAGACCATCAAGGTCCGTGGCGCGCTGACCACCAACGACGGCGAGATCGCGGTGCGCTGGGCACTCGATGGGCACGGCATCGTCATGCGCGCCGAGTGGGACATCGCGCGCTACCTGGCAAGCGGGCGCCTGGTACAGGTTCTGCCGCAGTACCGGACGCCCAGTGCCGACATCTACGCCGTCTACGCGCAGCATCATCAGCTGTCGTCGCGCGTGCGGCTGTTCGTCGACTGCCTGACGGAGGCATTCGCGCGGCTCGGGCCTGGCACGGGCACCCAGTAG